One Camelus ferus isolate YT-003-E chromosome 27, BCGSAC_Cfer_1.0, whole genome shotgun sequence DNA window includes the following coding sequences:
- the SPESP1 gene encoding sperm equatorial segment protein 1 isoform X1, with product MPMKCFVLLVALLVWPSSAPAYPRLTVMPDEEQNLNHYVQVLQNLILSVPTKGPGHQRKSKTPSNVNSAASRVSKFKEVKSHDEATAENDVLISPVTDETTTFPTRGFTLEVEREKHTKSTAFWSIKPNNISVVLHAKEPYIEKEEPEPEPELPVRQTEAPKPVPNATELPTRENTVVDTATELEDVPQLSGDYEAEQSEALTFEEHPQDLYNERILKKISDISAQVQRVPLPESLKPEYRADIEAAKEHLKRSLALAAAAEHKVEKMYKSQMLPLGRSSGGADDVETVINVLYNSRSRLPEYFNIRYVPPGMRAKATIVSNTLRKILCVSLGETENLIRKLLNNNIKMLNLLNTHDKADLG from the exons ATGCCCATGAAGTGCTTCGTCCTGCTGGTTGCGCTGTTGGTATGGCCTTCATCCGCGCCGGCGTACCCGA GACTAACTGTGATGCCTGACGAAGAACAAAACTTGAATCATTACGTGCAAGTTTTACAGAACCTAATACTAAGTGTTCCCACCAAGGGGCCAGGTCATCAGAGAAAATCAAAGACTCCAAGTAATGTTAATTCTGCAGCATCGAGAGTATCAAAGTTTAAGGAGGTGAAGTCGCACGATGAAGCCACAGCTGAGAACGATGTGTTGATCAGTCCTGTCACTGACGAAACTACAACTTTCCCTACCAGGGGCTTCACGTTGGAAGTAGAGAGGGAAAAACACACTAAAAGCACAGCGTTCTGGTCAATTAAGCCAAataacatttctgttgttttacatGCGAAAGAACCTTACATTGAAAAAGaagagccggagccggagccggagctgCCTGTAAGACAGACTGAGGCACCGAAGCCAGTGCCAAATGCCACCGAACTGCCCACAAGGGAGAACACCGTCGTGGACACCGCCACAGAGCTGGAGGACGTTCCTCAGCTCTCGGGAGACTACGAAGCGGAACAGTCTGAAGCACTGACGTTTGAAGAACACCCACAGGATTTGTATAATGAACGCAtcctgaaaaaaatttcagatatcAGTGCGCAGGTGCAGCGGGTGCCTCTTCCTGAGAGCCTCAAGCCAGAATACAGAGCGGACATCGAAGCTGCCAAAGAGCACCTCAAACGGAGCCTTGCTCTGGCAGCCGCAGCAGAGCATAAAGTGGAGAAGATGTACAAATCTCAGATGTTACCGCTAGGGCGGAGCAGCGGGGGGGCCGACGACGTTGAAACTGTTATTAACGTGCTGTATAATTCTAGATCTAGGCTACCTGAATATTTCAATATTAGGTATGTTCCGCCAGGGATGAGAGCAAAAGCTACTATAGTATCCAACACATtgagaaaaatactttgtgtAAGTCTAGGGGAAACGGAAAACCTTATTAGGAAGCTATTAAACaataacataaaaatgttaaacctACTTAATACCCACGACAAAGCTGACTTAGGCTGA
- the SPESP1 gene encoding sperm equatorial segment protein 1 isoform X2, with amino-acid sequence MSQERPVLRPRGGLTVMPDEEQNLNHYVQVLQNLILSVPTKGPGHQRKSKTPSNVNSAASRVSKFKEVKSHDEATAENDVLISPVTDETTTFPTRGFTLEVEREKHTKSTAFWSIKPNNISVVLHAKEPYIEKEEPEPEPELPVRQTEAPKPVPNATELPTRENTVVDTATELEDVPQLSGDYEAEQSEALTFEEHPQDLYNERILKKISDISAQVQRVPLPESLKPEYRADIEAAKEHLKRSLALAAAAEHKVEKMYKSQMLPLGRSSGGADDVETVINVLYNSRSRLPEYFNIRYVPPGMRAKATIVSNTLRKILCVSLGETENLIRKLLNNNIKMLNLLNTHDKADLG; translated from the coding sequence GACTAACTGTGATGCCTGACGAAGAACAAAACTTGAATCATTACGTGCAAGTTTTACAGAACCTAATACTAAGTGTTCCCACCAAGGGGCCAGGTCATCAGAGAAAATCAAAGACTCCAAGTAATGTTAATTCTGCAGCATCGAGAGTATCAAAGTTTAAGGAGGTGAAGTCGCACGATGAAGCCACAGCTGAGAACGATGTGTTGATCAGTCCTGTCACTGACGAAACTACAACTTTCCCTACCAGGGGCTTCACGTTGGAAGTAGAGAGGGAAAAACACACTAAAAGCACAGCGTTCTGGTCAATTAAGCCAAataacatttctgttgttttacatGCGAAAGAACCTTACATTGAAAAAGaagagccggagccggagccggagctgCCTGTAAGACAGACTGAGGCACCGAAGCCAGTGCCAAATGCCACCGAACTGCCCACAAGGGAGAACACCGTCGTGGACACCGCCACAGAGCTGGAGGACGTTCCTCAGCTCTCGGGAGACTACGAAGCGGAACAGTCTGAAGCACTGACGTTTGAAGAACACCCACAGGATTTGTATAATGAACGCAtcctgaaaaaaatttcagatatcAGTGCGCAGGTGCAGCGGGTGCCTCTTCCTGAGAGCCTCAAGCCAGAATACAGAGCGGACATCGAAGCTGCCAAAGAGCACCTCAAACGGAGCCTTGCTCTGGCAGCCGCAGCAGAGCATAAAGTGGAGAAGATGTACAAATCTCAGATGTTACCGCTAGGGCGGAGCAGCGGGGGGGCCGACGACGTTGAAACTGTTATTAACGTGCTGTATAATTCTAGATCTAGGCTACCTGAATATTTCAATATTAGGTATGTTCCGCCAGGGATGAGAGCAAAAGCTACTATAGTATCCAACACATtgagaaaaatactttgtgtAAGTCTAGGGGAAACGGAAAACCTTATTAGGAAGCTATTAAACaataacataaaaatgttaaacctACTTAATACCCACGACAAAGCTGACTTAGGCTGA
- the SPESP1 gene encoding sperm equatorial segment protein 1 isoform X3, whose protein sequence is MPDEEQNLNHYVQVLQNLILSVPTKGPGHQRKSKTPSNVNSAASRVSKFKEVKSHDEATAENDVLISPVTDETTTFPTRGFTLEVEREKHTKSTAFWSIKPNNISVVLHAKEPYIEKEEPEPEPELPVRQTEAPKPVPNATELPTRENTVVDTATELEDVPQLSGDYEAEQSEALTFEEHPQDLYNERILKKISDISAQVQRVPLPESLKPEYRADIEAAKEHLKRSLALAAAAEHKVEKMYKSQMLPLGRSSGGADDVETVINVLYNSRSRLPEYFNIRYVPPGMRAKATIVSNTLRKILCVSLGETENLIRKLLNNNIKMLNLLNTHDKADLG, encoded by the coding sequence ATGCCTGACGAAGAACAAAACTTGAATCATTACGTGCAAGTTTTACAGAACCTAATACTAAGTGTTCCCACCAAGGGGCCAGGTCATCAGAGAAAATCAAAGACTCCAAGTAATGTTAATTCTGCAGCATCGAGAGTATCAAAGTTTAAGGAGGTGAAGTCGCACGATGAAGCCACAGCTGAGAACGATGTGTTGATCAGTCCTGTCACTGACGAAACTACAACTTTCCCTACCAGGGGCTTCACGTTGGAAGTAGAGAGGGAAAAACACACTAAAAGCACAGCGTTCTGGTCAATTAAGCCAAataacatttctgttgttttacatGCGAAAGAACCTTACATTGAAAAAGaagagccggagccggagccggagctgCCTGTAAGACAGACTGAGGCACCGAAGCCAGTGCCAAATGCCACCGAACTGCCCACAAGGGAGAACACCGTCGTGGACACCGCCACAGAGCTGGAGGACGTTCCTCAGCTCTCGGGAGACTACGAAGCGGAACAGTCTGAAGCACTGACGTTTGAAGAACACCCACAGGATTTGTATAATGAACGCAtcctgaaaaaaatttcagatatcAGTGCGCAGGTGCAGCGGGTGCCTCTTCCTGAGAGCCTCAAGCCAGAATACAGAGCGGACATCGAAGCTGCCAAAGAGCACCTCAAACGGAGCCTTGCTCTGGCAGCCGCAGCAGAGCATAAAGTGGAGAAGATGTACAAATCTCAGATGTTACCGCTAGGGCGGAGCAGCGGGGGGGCCGACGACGTTGAAACTGTTATTAACGTGCTGTATAATTCTAGATCTAGGCTACCTGAATATTTCAATATTAGGTATGTTCCGCCAGGGATGAGAGCAAAAGCTACTATAGTATCCAACACATtgagaaaaatactttgtgtAAGTCTAGGGGAAACGGAAAACCTTATTAGGAAGCTATTAAACaataacataaaaatgttaaacctACTTAATACCCACGACAAAGCTGACTTAGGCTGA